Proteins encoded within one genomic window of Prosthecobacter fusiformis:
- the gnd gene encoding decarboxylating NADP(+)-dependent phosphogluconate dehydrogenase gives MSQKSDFGLIGLAVMGQNLVLNVESRGFQVSVFNRTTATTDEFIAKHPGKKLVGAKTLEEFVQSLATPRKIQIMVKSNAVKDSDRDAVDAVIEQLIPLLEKDDIVIDGGNSYYLTTERRDKYLAEKGLRFIGAGVSGGEEGARKGPSIMPGGPASTWEVMKPIFESISAKVDGEPCVIHIGTGGAGHYVKMIHNGIEYGDMQLICEAYNIFKAAGFTTDEMAKVFNDWNEGDMQSYLIQITGKALEQKDPETGKSIVELIVDKAGQKGTGQWTLLNAAENAVVISTINAAVEARILSSKKKARVAASKELTGPTVNITTEKAELVKKVHDALYASKVISYAQGLDLIKTMGEAKNWGLDLGRIASIWRGGCIIRARFLNKITDAYRENAELSNLMLAPFFKDLLSKTQQNWREIVSLATLNGIPVPAFSASLGYYDSYRAERLPANLLQAQRDFFGAHTYERTDKPEGEFFHTEWPEVIG, from the coding sequence ATGAGCCAAAAAAGTGACTTCGGATTGATCGGCCTTGCCGTGATGGGCCAAAACCTTGTGTTGAACGTGGAAAGCCGTGGCTTCCAGGTTTCTGTTTTTAACCGCACCACCGCTACCACGGATGAGTTCATCGCCAAGCACCCTGGCAAGAAGCTCGTCGGAGCCAAGACCCTGGAAGAATTCGTCCAGTCCCTGGCCACTCCCCGGAAGATCCAGATCATGGTGAAATCCAACGCCGTCAAAGACAGCGACCGTGACGCCGTGGACGCCGTGATCGAGCAGCTCATCCCTCTCCTGGAGAAGGACGATATCGTCATTGACGGTGGCAACAGCTACTATTTGACCACCGAGCGCCGTGACAAATACTTGGCCGAAAAAGGCCTGCGCTTCATCGGCGCTGGTGTTTCCGGTGGTGAAGAAGGCGCCCGCAAAGGCCCCTCCATCATGCCTGGTGGCCCTGCCAGCACCTGGGAAGTGATGAAGCCGATTTTTGAAAGCATCTCCGCCAAAGTGGACGGCGAGCCTTGCGTGATCCACATCGGCACCGGTGGCGCTGGCCACTACGTGAAGATGATCCACAACGGCATCGAATACGGCGACATGCAGCTCATCTGCGAAGCCTATAACATCTTCAAGGCCGCAGGTTTCACCACCGACGAGATGGCCAAGGTCTTCAACGACTGGAACGAAGGCGACATGCAGAGCTACCTGATCCAGATCACTGGCAAGGCGCTCGAGCAGAAGGACCCTGAGACTGGCAAGTCCATCGTGGAACTCATCGTGGACAAGGCTGGCCAGAAAGGCACTGGCCAGTGGACACTTCTCAACGCCGCTGAAAACGCCGTCGTCATCAGCACGATCAACGCTGCTGTGGAAGCCCGCATCCTTTCTTCCAAGAAGAAGGCCCGCGTCGCCGCCAGCAAAGAATTGACCGGCCCAACAGTGAACATCACCACGGAGAAAGCCGAGCTGGTGAAGAAGGTGCATGACGCCCTCTACGCCTCCAAGGTCATCTCCTACGCTCAGGGCCTGGACCTGATCAAGACCATGGGCGAAGCGAAGAACTGGGGCCTGGACCTCGGTCGCATCGCCTCCATCTGGCGCGGCGGTTGCATCATCCGTGCCCGCTTCCTCAACAAGATCACCGATGCTTATCGTGAAAACGCTGAGCTGAGCAACCTCATGCTGGCCCCCTTCTTCAAGGACCTGCTGAGCAAGACCCAGCAGAACTGGCGCGAGATCGTCTCCCTGGCTACCCTCAACGGCATCCCGGTCCCGGCTTTCTCCGCCTCCCTGGGCTACTACGACAGCTACCGCGCAGAGCGCCTGCCAGCTAACCTGCTGCAGGCCCAGCGCGACTTCTTCGGCGCCCACACCTACGAGCGCACCGACAAGCCTGAAGGTGAATTCTTCCACACGGAATGGCCTGAGGTGATCGGGTAA